A genomic window from Punica granatum isolate Tunisia-2019 chromosome 2, ASM765513v2, whole genome shotgun sequence includes:
- the LOC116198020 gene encoding transcription initiation factor TFIID subunit 11-like: MGCSVSKFNKDEMGHTYLYYNPLHRRFDDLNPWRNKADRATAADPASIKQLLADDDSVTGGGSNDQGRKSSVSACVPSADKATGVPPLMDECIVKLPPTPQQMMKAEGAKGESTSGEVTHGTAEKKNVGGSSDGTGREEVVTPREEEVASLATPKEEEEEEPREKEAQDSGKDRSDEPTNNNNEEENKGEDQDDDNLGLRDREDSIFYPGSPSFREYCFSSDDTSAGANSREHIDVPDNLIEDDDHGESNGIDQMKDSATIKSKKEDNNDSAVIDDPVKKPHEPAGTQPGKKSRRARAKRFLVGLPRTSSGGVRNLWSVSSCSPHRTAGKAS, translated from the exons ATGGGCTGCAGCGTATCAAAGTTCAACAAGGATGAGATGGGCCACACGTACCTCTACTACAATCCTCTCCACCGTCGGTTTGATGACCTCAACCCTTGGCGCAACAAGGCCGATCGAGCCACCGCTGCCGACCCTGCCTCAATCAAGCAGCTGCTTGCGGATGATGACTCCGTCACTGGCGGCGGAAGCAATGACCAGGGCCGCAAGAGTAGTGTCTCCGCCTGTGTCCCCTCAGCAGATAAGGCCACTGGGGTTCCCCCTCTCATGGATGAATGCATTGTGAAGCTGCCTCCCACGCCGCAGCAGATGATGAAGGCCGAGGGAGCGAAAGGGGAAAGCACCAGTGGAGAAGTCACCCATGGGACAGCAGAGAAGAAAAATGTTGGTGGTAGCAGTGATGGTACAGGAAGGGAGGAGGTCGTGACACCGAGGGAGGAGGAGGTTGCGAGTCTTGCGACAccgaaggaggaggaggaggaggagcctAGGGAGAAGGAGGCCCAGGACAGCGGCAAGGATAGGAGCGATGAGCCCACCAATAATAACAACGAGGAGGAGAATAAGGGGGAGGATCAGGATGATGATAACTTAGGGTTACGTGATAGGGAGGACAGTATCTTCTACCCGGGATCGCCTAGCTTTAGGGAGTATTGTTTTTCATCTGACGATACTTCGGCTGGTGCCAATAGCCGCGAGCACATAGATGTTCCCGATAATCTCATCGAAG ATGATGATCATGGAGAGTCCAATGGTATAGACCAGATGAAGGATAGCGCCACCATCAAATCGAAAAAAGAGGACAACAATGACTCTGCTGTCATCGATGATCCTGTCAAG AAACCCCATGAGCCTGCAGGAACCCAACCGGGGAAGAAGAGCAGGAGGGCAAGGGCGAAGCGGTTCTTGGTCGGGCTGCCACGGACCAGCTCCGGGGGGGTGAGAAATCTATGGAGCGTTTCTTCTTGCAGCCCTCACAGAACTGCAGGAAAAGCCTCctga